From Candidatus Limnocylindrales bacterium:
CGATTCGTACGGCGTCGACGGGCCGTTCGCGAGCCTGCGCATGAAGCAGTGGCGTCGCGGGCTCCAGGACTACGAGTATCTGACGCTTGCCGCGCAGGTCGATCCGGTCGCAGTCGCCAACATCGTCGTGTCGGCCATTCCAAAAGTGGTCTGGGAAGTCGGCGTCGATAATCCGAGGGATCCCACTTACGTACACTCGGACATCAGCTGGTCGACCGATCCCGACGACTGGGAGGCCGCACGCGCCGAGCTCGCCGGGATCATTTCGACGAGTCCCTAGAGACTGCTGCCGGGAAGCGCAGCTCGTGCGGTCTGCGCCGACGAGGGCATGTCGCCGGGTCGAGCCGTCATGCGCGGCAGTCGAACCACGAACTCGCTGCCCTTGCCCTTGCCCTCGCTGTGCGCCTCGACGCGCCCGCCGTGCATCTCGACGAGACGCTTGACGATCGTAAGGCCGATGCCGAGGCCGGATTGCGACTTCGCGAGCGACCCGTCGACCTGGGTGAACAACTCGAAGACCTGCGCCAGCATCGGCGCCGGAATGCCGATGCCGTTATCCTGCACGCGAATGACGGCCTCCTCCGCAGAAGCCTCCACGACGAGCCGCACGAGGCCGCCGCGCGGCGTATACCTGGCGGCGTTGTTGAGCAGGTTCGCGATCACCTGCGACATCCGCGTGAAGTCCGCGTCCAGCACGATCGTGTCGTCGGGCAGCTCTACGACCAGCCGGTGGCCGGCTTCCTCGATCAGCGGGCGGCTGGTCTCGAGCGCGCTTCGCACCACGTCCGACAGCTCGATCGGCTCGGTGCGAAGCTCGATCTTGCCGCGGCTGATGCGGCTGACGTCGAGCAGATCGTCGACCAGCCGCACCATCTGGGCGAGCTGGCGATCCATCATCGCGAGCACCAGCGAGCTCTTGTCGGAGTCTGCCGGAGCGAGCTTCAGCACTTCGATTCCGTTGCGGATCGGTGCGAGCGGATTGCGCAGCTCGTGTGCGAGCGTGGCAAGGAATTCGTCCTTGCGACGGTCGGCTTCGCGAAGAGCGTGTTCGAACTGCTTGCGGTCGGTGATGTCCTGGATGACGGTCAGCGCGCAGGGCTCGCCGCCCACATCGATGGTCTCCGCGGAAAGCAGGCCGGTGATCTCGCGGCCGTTGCGCATGCGGAACGTGTATTCGCGGTTGCGCAGGCGTCCCTCGGCTTCGACGGCTGCCAGCTCTTCTTCACGA
This genomic window contains:
- a CDS encoding PAS domain S-box protein, with protein sequence MSKPQAQPAAAAERALRDNDERFRLATQTGKIGIWDWDIVANHISWSESLYTIYGIEPGQTELNIEAFEARIHPDDRESVRASIARALREENAPTEIEYRALRADGKILWLFTTGKVVRVDGRPVRMTGATLDVTERKRAEIALRESEQRFSKAFNASPLSLTISSLVTGKLLEVNDTFVEITGYSRAEAIGKTTTELGVWAKPGDREEELAAVEAEGRLRNREYTFRMRNGREITGLLSAETIDVGGEPCALTVIQDITDRKQFEHALREADRRKDEFLATLAHELRNPLAPIRNGIEVLKLAPADSDKSSLVLAMMDRQLAQMVRLVDDLLDVSRISRGKIELRTEPIELSDVVRSALETSRPLIEEAGHRLVVELPDDTIVLDADFTRMSQVIANLLNNAARYTPRGGLVRLVVEASAEEAVIRVQDNGIGIPAPMLAQVFELFTQVDGSLAKSQSGLGIGLTIVKRLVEMHGGRVEAHSEGKGKGSEFVVRLPRMTARPGDMPSSAQTARAALPGSSL